Genomic DNA from Flavobacterium sp. N502540:
AAATTACAAGAAATTTATTGGTAAACTTCGATGCTTTATCAGGCAGAAAAGTAATTAAAACTGCCGGCAGGAAAGACATATAGCAAAGCAAAATCAAATCCATTCGAAGTCCAATTGGAAAAATATACCAGAAATTTGGTGTTTCTGTTACTCTGTCTTTAAAAATAAAAAACAAAAATAATCGGCTTAAAGTGGTAATCAGCAATCCGATCGCGATGAAGTTAATGATAGGTTTTAAAAAACTTAATTTTTTCATTAGAAAGATTTAAATGTTTTTAGATTGGGGTACATCCTAAAGACACACCTCTGTATGTCTTTACTCTTCGTAACGGTTTATTTCACGATCGTAAAACTCGTTTGCCAAAACAATTAAACCTTCCATTTCAGCATTTAACTCTGCTTCATCAAGATCTTCTGCTTCTTCCATGAATTCTACCTCATCATCTTTTAAATTGATAATGAATCTTGGGTAATCCAGGTGAATGATGAAAATATCATCTGGAAAATCAGTATTGTCTCCGAGTAAAAATTTAGGTAATTCCATTTGTATTGATTTATTATTTTTATGTATTGGCTCACCGATTGCAGCGGTTTCAGAGTGTTTTTAAATCCTCTTTTTAGCTGCAACTGATTCTTTTGCAGTCCAAATTTAAGTATTTGAAACTGAATTTTTGATTAATTTTTTAGTCAGGTAATGAAATCTAAGATAAAGAAATATTGCAGCAGTCGTTAATCCCGCCAAAAGTCCTATCCAAACTCCCTGCGCTTTTAGTTCTGTATATTCCGCAAGGTAATAGGAAATGGGAAAACCAACGACCCAATAGGCAACAAATGTAATGTACATCGGGATTTTCACATCCTGCAATCCACGTAATGCTCCCAGAACAACTACCTGAATTCCATCAGAAATCTGAAAAACGGCCGCTATTAAAAGTAATTTTGACGCGATACCTATTACCTCGTTGTTGTCCAGAAGCTGACCTCCGTTTTCCATATTCAAAAACATATGAGGAAGGAAATCATGAAACGCTACAAACAGAATTGCAAAGAATGTCTCGATGATAATCGCGAGTAAAAAGATCGAACGCGCTACCACAACTAAATTTTTATAGTCCATCAAACCTCTTTGATTGCTTACTCTAATCATCGAAGTTACACTTAATCCCATAGCAAACATAAAGGTCATTGACGCCAGACTTAAAGCAATTTGATTGGCAGCCTGACTGGTTTTTCCAATGTTTCCGCAAAGCCAGATCGACGCAGTAAACAAAACCACTTCAAAAAGCATTTGCATCGCCGACGGAAATCCGATACTGATTATTTTTTTCAGCGTTTCCTTTTTGATTTGATTAAAACTGAAGTTTTTAAAGAAACGTTTCAAATCGTTTCTTCGCGAAAGCATGATGTGCATGAACATCACTAAAAATATTCTTGAAATCACCGTCCCCAATGCTGCTCCGATAATTCCCATTTTTGGAAAAATCCAGATTCCGTAGATCAGCATGTAGTTGATTCCAACGTGCAGCACATTGGCCATAACCATAGCATACATTGAATATTTGGTCAGCGAAAGTCCATCCGCAAATTGCTTGTATCCCTGATACACAATTAACGGAATCAAAGAAAAAGCTACCCAATCCAGATACGGTTTCGCAAGAGCAATTACATCGGCAGGCTGCTCTAGTAATTCCATTAACGGTTTGGCCAAAACAATAACTCCAAAAAGCAGTAGCCCTAACAAGATACATAAAAACAATCCGTGATGAAACGCAGAACGAATTTTACCATCATTTTTTTCGGCATCACCTTCCGCTACAATCGGTGTAATGGCGGTCGAAAAACCAATTCCTAATGACATGGCGATAAAAATCAAACTGTTTCCTAACGAAACGGCTGCCAATTCTGTACTTCCTAACTTTCCTACCATTATATTGTCGACTATTCCTATTAGGGTGTGTCCGACCATTCCTAATATAATGGGGTATGCTAATCTTAAATTATATGAAAACTCTTT
This window encodes:
- a CDS encoding MATE family efflux transporter, with translation MNFKQYTKEFSYNLRLAYPIILGMVGHTLIGIVDNIMVGKLGSTELAAVSLGNSLIFIAMSLGIGFSTAITPIVAEGDAEKNDGKIRSAFHHGLFLCILLGLLLFGVIVLAKPLMELLEQPADVIALAKPYLDWVAFSLIPLIVYQGYKQFADGLSLTKYSMYAMVMANVLHVGINYMLIYGIWIFPKMGIIGAALGTVISRIFLVMFMHIMLSRRNDLKRFFKNFSFNQIKKETLKKIISIGFPSAMQMLFEVVLFTASIWLCGNIGKTSQAANQIALSLASMTFMFAMGLSVTSMIRVSNQRGLMDYKNLVVVARSIFLLAIIIETFFAILFVAFHDFLPHMFLNMENGGQLLDNNEVIGIASKLLLIAAVFQISDGIQVVVLGALRGLQDVKIPMYITFVAYWVVGFPISYYLAEYTELKAQGVWIGLLAGLTTAAIFLYLRFHYLTKKLIKNSVSNT